In a single window of the Chondrocystis sp. NIES-4102 genome:
- a CDS encoding Co/Zn/Cd efflux system component protein — translation MHKDTFNQWQHSHDFSIQHQSAERNTSVVMWLTAVTMVIEIITGSFFGSMALLADGWHMATHVAAFGIAVFAYRYARRHANNSKYTFGTGKVTILGGYTSAITLAVTALTIAIESMTRFFQPQEIRFNEAIAVAILGLVINLISAWLLQDHDHHDHHHHHDHHDHHHHDSNLKAAYIHVVTDALTSILAIIALIAGKYWGWIWLDAVMGLIGAGVISKWSYGLVKDTGAILLDGGSDKQTKLKIMTAIEADADNRVTDLHVWYVSQNSLAATISLVTHHPQPPQYYKSLLSDIASLVHIIIEVNPCQGEPCQD, via the coding sequence ATGCATAAAGACACCTTTAACCAATGGCAGCATTCTCATGATTTTTCAATTCAGCATCAAAGTGCAGAAAGAAATACTAGTGTAGTGATGTGGCTGACTGCTGTAACTATGGTAATAGAAATTATTACAGGTAGTTTCTTTGGGTCAATGGCATTACTGGCAGACGGTTGGCATATGGCAACTCATGTAGCAGCCTTTGGTATTGCTGTATTTGCATATCGATATGCTCGTCGTCATGCCAATAATTCTAAATATACTTTTGGGACAGGAAAAGTCACTATCTTGGGGGGTTACACAAGTGCAATTACTTTAGCAGTGACAGCGTTAACAATTGCTATTGAATCGATGACTCGTTTTTTTCAACCTCAAGAGATTAGATTTAATGAAGCGATCGCAGTAGCTATTTTGGGTTTGGTAATTAATTTAATTAGTGCTTGGCTATTACAAGACCATGATCACCATGATCACCATCATCACCATGATCACCATGATCATCACCATCATGATAGTAATCTTAAAGCTGCATATATTCATGTTGTTACCGATGCCCTAACTTCTATTTTGGCAATTATTGCTTTAATTGCTGGTAAGTATTGGGGTTGGATTTGGTTAGATGCAGTTATGGGCTTAATCGGTGCAGGGGTTATTTCTAAATGGTCTTATGGTTTAGTTAAAGATACAGGGGCAATTTTATTAGATGGGGGGAGCGATAAGCAAACTAAACTCAAGATTATGACTGCTATTGAAGCTGATGCTGATAATCGGGTTACAGACTTGCACGTTTGGTATGTTAGTCAAAATAGTTTGGCTGCTACCATTTCCCTTGTTACTCATCATCCGCAACCGCCTCAATATTATAAAAGTCTTCTGAGTGATATAGCTTCTCTGGTACATATAATAATTGAAGTAAATCCCTGTCAGGGTGAGCCTTGTCAAGATTGA
- a CDS encoding DNA/RNA non-specific endonuclease: MIVKYKVIILIIIIWLTGCSQPAIYNIHLQYGNPSGANDNYNNYLIERPAYALSYNCQAGIPNWVSWELDSSWLGNLARSDNFRPDSDLPPDCYAVRPLDYRGTGYDRGHLIPSGDRTQNSVDNSDTFLMSNMIPQSPANNREVWRELEEYSRTLAKSGNKLYLIAGGNGIAEKIAQSKVVVPQYTWKVILVVKPDTKLTVNNAYTIAVWIPNSEQVKNTKWQDYLVSVEEVEKRTGYNFFDQLPKSIQAQIETTQYLVSTR, translated from the coding sequence TTGATAGTCAAGTATAAAGTTATTATCCTCATCATAATTATCTGGCTAACAGGTTGTTCACAGCCAGCTATTTATAATATTCATTTGCAATATGGTAATCCTAGTGGAGCAAATGATAACTACAACAACTATTTAATTGAACGTCCTGCTTACGCTTTGTCCTATAATTGCCAAGCAGGGATACCTAATTGGGTTAGTTGGGAGCTAGATAGTAGTTGGTTGGGAAATCTCGCTCGCTCAGACAATTTTCGTCCCGACTCAGATCTCCCCCCAGACTGCTATGCAGTTAGACCATTAGATTACCGTGGCACAGGTTATGATCGAGGACATCTGATTCCCAGTGGCGATCGCACTCAAAATAGTGTAGATAATAGTGATACTTTTTTAATGAGTAATATGATTCCCCAATCACCTGCTAATAATCGGGAGGTATGGCGAGAATTAGAAGAATATAGCCGAACTTTAGCAAAAAGTGGCAATAAACTTTATCTTATTGCAGGGGGAAACGGTATTGCTGAGAAAATCGCCCAAAGTAAGGTAGTAGTCCCCCAGTATACCTGGAAAGTGATTTTAGTTGTAAAACCTGATACTAAGTTAACGGTTAATAACGCCTATACGATCGCGGTTTGGATACCCAATTCCGAACAGGTAAAAAATACTAAATGGCAAGATTATCTAGTATCTGTAGAGGAAGTAGAAAAAAGAACAGGTTATAACTTTTTTGATCAATTACCCAAATCTATACAAGCCCAAATTGAAACCACTCAATATTTAGTTTCTACACGCTAA
- a CDS encoding L-asparaginase II translates to MTRAKRTQTPPLEVYMFREGIIESSHQIDATVVDSRGRVLLVAGNSETAAFTRSALKPFQALAVTSTGTLQRYGLSDRDLAIICSSHQGNIEQARQAFNILWQADVDPLALQCPIPDGATNRLQHNCSGKHAGVLAVCRNRNWSVDNYLRRSHPVQQLILSKISELLEMPGDELISAQDDCGMPTYLMQLQQIAHLYAQLAASKNLDLERIARAMTYHPRLIAGDGAFDTELMRLSEGELVSKSGAEGIQCVSRLGEGMGLTIKVRDGARRAKYAVAIHLLKQMGWISPAIAEILADSFMQLTSYKRLEAVGELSIL, encoded by the coding sequence ATGACTAGAGCTAAAAGAACTCAGACACCGCCTTTAGAAGTATATATGTTTCGAGAGGGTATTATTGAATCGAGTCATCAAATCGATGCAACGGTGGTAGATAGTAGAGGACGGGTTTTATTAGTTGCAGGTAATTCAGAAACGGCAGCTTTCACTCGCTCCGCCCTAAAACCATTCCAAGCATTAGCAGTAACTAGTACAGGCACTCTGCAAAGGTATGGATTGAGCGATCGCGATTTGGCAATTATTTGTAGTTCTCATCAAGGAAATATAGAACAAGCTAGGCAAGCTTTTAATATCCTGTGGCAAGCAGATGTTGATCCTCTTGCCCTACAGTGTCCTATACCTGACGGCGCAACTAATCGTTTACAACACAATTGTTCAGGTAAACACGCAGGGGTATTGGCTGTTTGTAGAAATCGTAATTGGTCTGTAGACAATTATTTAAGACGCTCCCACCCTGTACAACAGCTTATTTTAAGTAAAATCTCCGAATTACTAGAAATGCCTGGAGATGAACTTATTAGCGCGCAAGATGATTGTGGAATGCCTACATATTTAATGCAACTACAACAAATAGCACATTTGTATGCACAGTTAGCTGCTAGTAAGAATCTCGATTTAGAACGTATTGCTAGGGCTATGACTTATCATCCTCGTCTAATTGCTGGAGATGGTGCTTTCGACACAGAGTTGATGCGTCTGAGTGAAGGAGAATTGGTAAGTAAATCAGGTGCAGAAGGAATTCAATGTGTCAGTCGTCTTGGCGAAGGTATGGGACTTACAATAAAAGTCCGAGATGGTGCTAGACGGGCTAAGTATGCCGTTGCCATTCACCTATTAAAACAAATGGGTTGGATTAGTCCAGCTATTGCTGAAATTTTAGCCGACAGTTTTATGCAGTTAACCAGTTATAAGCGTTTAGAAGCTGTGGGTGAACTGTCAATATTGTAA
- a CDS encoding heavy metal transport/detoxification protein yields MTIQLKVPDMACGACSDTITKAIIALDPQASVKADLNTKEISITTQASESEVKEAISAAGYNPSFE; encoded by the coding sequence ATGACTATACAGTTAAAAGTTCCTGATATGGCTTGCGGTGCTTGTAGTGACACTATTACCAAAGCAATTATCGCTCTAGATCCCCAAGCTTCAGTTAAAGCCGATCTCAATACTAAAGAAATTAGCATCACTACCCAAGCCTCAGAGTCAGAGGTAAAAGAAGCAATTTCGGCTGCTGGTTATAATCCTTCATTTGAATGA
- a CDS encoding iojap-related protein, translated as MRKTSAESAVDEKQVNAINPSTISSKDLAWEIAKAADDKKAQDILILKVSDVSYLADYFVIVTGFSRTQLRAIADSIEENLAEQFNRNPIRVSGKNEGSWIVQDYEDVIVHIFLPEEREFYNLEAFWGHAERFEYTQPS; from the coding sequence ATGAGAAAAACATCAGCAGAATCAGCAGTAGACGAGAAACAAGTAAATGCTATAAATCCATCCACCATTAGCAGTAAAGATCTAGCTTGGGAAATAGCTAAGGCTGCCGATGACAAAAAAGCACAAGACATACTTATCCTAAAAGTTAGCGATGTTTCCTATTTAGCCGACTATTTTGTGATTGTTACAGGCTTTTCCCGCACCCAGTTAAGAGCGATCGCCGACTCGATAGAAGAGAATTTAGCAGAGCAATTTAATCGCAATCCTATTCGAGTATCAGGCAAAAACGAAGGTAGTTGGATTGTTCAAGATTACGAAGATGTCATTGTTCACATATTTCTCCCCGAAGAAAGAGAATTTTACAATTTAGAAGCTTTCTGGGGACACGCAGAACGTTTTGAATATACTCAACCCAGTTAA
- the ycf36 gene encoding hypothetical protein produces MNKSSVNFCPVPQEQQPIYEYEQLKDSWLFNWGTLAIGQYSRKIAWVSFWSLLLVSPLAMSLFLPLEESLKFILTSIIGVSLLTGLFLSRIYLGWQYVRNRLKSDRIFYEESGWYDGQTWLKPTPMLTRDRLIVSYEIEPIMVRLRKTYGLIAGLLGLSILVWVVFA; encoded by the coding sequence ATGAATAAGTCCAGCGTTAATTTTTGCCCTGTACCTCAAGAGCAGCAACCAATTTATGAATATGAACAATTAAAAGATTCATGGCTATTTAATTGGGGTACTTTGGCAATAGGTCAATATAGTAGAAAAATCGCCTGGGTAAGTTTTTGGAGTTTGCTTTTAGTTTCACCTTTGGCTATGTCACTCTTCCTACCCTTAGAAGAATCTCTGAAGTTTATTTTAACTAGCATCATTGGGGTGAGCTTGTTAACAGGACTATTTTTGTCGAGAATCTACTTAGGTTGGCAATATGTTAGAAATCGTCTAAAAAGCGATCGCATATTTTACGAAGAATCAGGCTGGTATGACGGACAAACCTGGCTAAAACCTACACCCATGTTAACTCGCGATCGTTTGATTGTCAGTTATGAAATTGAACCTATTATGGTAAGACTACGTAAAACCTACGGTTTGATAGCTGGATTACTAGGCTTATCTATTCTAGTCTGGGTAGTTTTCGCCTAA